One Acidiferrobacter thiooxydans DNA window includes the following coding sequences:
- the queA gene encoding tRNA preQ1(34) S-adenosylmethionine ribosyltransferase-isomerase QueA yields the protein MTSDLFDYDLPPELIAQTPVSPRSASRLMVVSADDGGLADRQFADLGEYLLAGDLLVFNDTRVVPARFYGRRPTGGRVELLLERFLDDGGRAHVALRASKSPRAGEVLTLEGGLYATVLGRTGELTEVMFSGADDLMGLIERVGHVPLPPYITRPDNENDRTRYQTVYARVPGAVAAPTAGLHFDEALLARLAGQGVETAFVTLHVGAGTFRPVRPETLAQGRLHPERIIVSEALVAAIAATKAHGGRVIAVGTTTARALEAAAASGTLRPYIGDTDLFIRPGFQFRVTEGLITNFHLPHSTLLMLVCAFAGADRVRDAYRRAVMMRYRFFSYGDAMLLWRAARENK from the coding sequence ATGACCTCAGATCTCTTTGACTACGACCTACCCCCCGAATTGATCGCCCAAACGCCGGTCTCGCCCCGTAGTGCGAGCCGCCTCATGGTCGTCAGCGCTGATGATGGGGGTTTGGCGGACCGCCAATTTGCGGACCTGGGTGAATATCTTCTGGCGGGCGATCTTCTGGTCTTCAACGATACCCGTGTGGTGCCGGCGCGATTTTACGGGCGGCGCCCCACGGGCGGGCGTGTGGAGCTCTTGCTGGAGCGTTTTCTGGATGATGGTGGGCGGGCGCATGTGGCGCTACGCGCCAGTAAATCGCCGCGCGCCGGCGAGGTGCTCACGCTCGAGGGCGGGCTCTATGCGACGGTGCTGGGGCGGACCGGTGAATTGACAGAGGTCATGTTCAGCGGGGCTGACGACCTCATGGGGCTGATCGAGCGTGTCGGCCACGTGCCCCTGCCGCCCTACATCACGCGGCCCGACAATGAGAATGATAGGACCCGTTATCAAACGGTCTACGCGCGCGTCCCGGGGGCCGTGGCCGCGCCCACGGCCGGGCTTCATTTCGATGAGGCGCTGCTCGCGCGGTTGGCCGGACAGGGTGTGGAGACTGCCTTCGTGACGTTGCATGTGGGTGCCGGGACCTTTCGGCCCGTACGCCCCGAGACCCTGGCGCAAGGGCGGCTGCACCCCGAGCGCATCATTGTCTCCGAGGCCTTGGTAGCGGCGATCGCTGCCACCAAGGCGCATGGCGGACGGGTGATTGCGGTCGGAACCACGACCGCGCGGGCCCTGGAGGCGGCCGCGGCGTCCGGGACACTGAGGCCGTATATCGGGGATACGGATCTTTTTATTCGTCCGGGGTTCCAGTTTCGGGTCACCGAAGGGCTTATAACCAACTTTCATTTGCCACATTCAACACTTTTAATGCTGGTGTGCGCGTTCGCCGGGGCCGACCGGGTGAGGGATGCTTATCGTCGGGCAGTGATGATGCGTTATCGTTTCTTTAGTTATGGCGATGCCATGCTCTTATGGCGCGCGGCCCGAGAGAATAAATAG
- a CDS encoding PAS domain S-box protein has product MSHTILVVDAPGGACFERVVSTVKRASPASFHVGTAEEVVRRVAAHDGPAVVIVTSDTPAPLAVAEQVYGAAPLTYVLFVADDAGAATLVSGLRDSAVSQGARWAISPPDDDRIVELLAGALGASRRLKTTALGGEPGREVDVISAAAGRLAHMVWSAAADGTIDYYNAEWERVLGLAVADLKRHGWIAFSHDADRPRARLAWEQAISTGGHFQIEARLRAGGGQWSWCRLEARQRGEGQDAGRWYGDCVLLRAPQSLENSWRFLSEVARRITESLDYESTLSSLAQAVVPTFADWCAVDVVNDAGGLERASLSHTNPDLVRAIVSRRPDVEVSRWTALDVVRTGEPQLITDIDQGMIDAIVKDPQARAFFASLKLRSLIRLPLKARGRTVGVITFVLSGPGARRYTQEDLPLATEIAQQGAIAVENARLYRKAREEIEERRHAEEALATSEARYRSLIEASAQIVWSLDAEGRARDDLPGWRAFTGQSPKDVVGYGWMEALHPRDRESLRARFPCFGPEPQAIVLQADLASAEGGYRSVILRIVPLFDKDGCCREWIAAGIDITREKTANELLAREKEQLAVTLNSLGEAVVTMDTSGHITLFNHVAQTLTGWPQREALGKPVDEVVPLHDMGSGQRLLDIVGGVLRQDEQPRLGERRLLRARDGSERLVVYTAARIRDPAGQSVGAVAVFRDITAHQRLEEDALKAQKLESVGVLAGGIAHDFNNILTAVIGNITLAKMLVPGVDRVNHALSEAEKAAWRARGLTQQLLTFARGGAPVKREGSLAVLLRETVPFALAGSKAKCHVVVADDLWTVAFDPGQLSQAISNLVINAAQAMPSGGIIHIEARNAETAGEDPQVLPPGPHVRILVADTGNGIPKAHLTKIFDPYFTTREGHSGLGLATTYSIIRRHGGVIRVESEEGRGTQFEVYLPAQAAPTAPAKPVPRQRQRDRILILDDEPALLTLLAALLDYLGYETSAAQDGAQAVADYAQALREGRPFAAVILDLTVPAGVGGEECLRRLRSLDPDVRAIVSSGYCHDPIMADFARFGFRAAITKPYQLHELEQTIRGVLVENGEHLR; this is encoded by the coding sequence TTGTCGCACACCATCCTTGTCGTCGATGCGCCCGGGGGGGCCTGTTTCGAGCGGGTCGTCAGTACCGTGAAGCGTGCGAGCCCAGCGTCATTCCATGTCGGGACGGCCGAGGAGGTTGTGCGCCGCGTGGCGGCCCATGACGGGCCCGCCGTTGTCATCGTAACGAGCGATACCCCGGCTCCGCTCGCGGTCGCCGAGCAGGTTTATGGCGCAGCACCCCTTACCTACGTCCTGTTCGTGGCCGATGACGCGGGTGCCGCAACGCTTGTCTCGGGCCTACGAGATAGCGCGGTTTCGCAAGGGGCGCGCTGGGCGATAAGCCCTCCCGACGACGATCGCATCGTGGAGTTGCTGGCTGGCGCGCTTGGGGCATCACGGCGCCTTAAGACTACCGCCCTGGGCGGGGAGCCTGGTCGTGAGGTGGACGTGATATCGGCGGCCGCCGGCCGCCTTGCGCACATGGTCTGGTCGGCCGCAGCCGACGGTACCATCGATTATTACAATGCCGAATGGGAGCGGGTCCTGGGTCTCGCGGTCGCTGATCTCAAACGTCATGGCTGGATCGCATTCAGCCATGACGCCGATCGGCCGCGCGCGCGCCTGGCCTGGGAGCAGGCGATATCCACGGGCGGCCATTTCCAGATAGAGGCACGTCTGCGCGCCGGCGGCGGCCAGTGGTCCTGGTGCCGACTTGAGGCGCGGCAAAGGGGCGAGGGACAGGACGCCGGGCGTTGGTATGGTGACTGTGTCCTATTGCGAGCACCACAGAGTCTCGAGAATTCCTGGCGGTTTTTGAGCGAGGTTGCGCGCCGCATCACCGAGAGCCTCGATTATGAGTCGACGCTCTCGAGCCTTGCCCAGGCGGTGGTGCCGACATTTGCAGATTGGTGCGCGGTGGATGTCGTGAACGATGCCGGAGGCCTCGAGCGCGCGAGCCTGTCTCACACAAATCCCGATCTCGTGCGTGCCATCGTAAGCCGCAGGCCGGATGTCGAGGTCAGTCGTTGGACGGCGCTCGATGTCGTACGCACCGGAGAGCCGCAGCTTATTACGGACATCGATCAGGGCATGATCGATGCGATTGTAAAAGACCCGCAGGCGCGCGCCTTTTTTGCCTCCCTTAAGCTGCGCTCCCTTATCCGGTTGCCGCTCAAAGCGCGTGGACGGACCGTGGGCGTCATCACCTTCGTGTTATCGGGTCCGGGCGCGCGTCGCTACACACAAGAGGACCTGCCGCTTGCCACGGAGATTGCCCAACAAGGGGCGATCGCCGTGGAAAATGCCCGTCTCTACCGTAAGGCCCGCGAAGAGATCGAGGAGCGCCGCCATGCCGAAGAGGCGCTGGCCACGAGCGAGGCCCGTTACCGGTCGCTCATAGAGGCCTCGGCGCAGATCGTCTGGAGTCTTGATGCCGAGGGCCGCGCCCGCGACGACCTGCCGGGCTGGCGGGCGTTCACCGGCCAATCGCCGAAGGATGTGGTCGGCTACGGCTGGATGGAGGCCCTGCATCCGCGTGATCGCGAATCCTTGCGGGCCCGGTTTCCGTGTTTCGGGCCGGAGCCGCAGGCCATCGTCCTGCAGGCCGATCTTGCCTCTGCGGAGGGCGGGTATCGTTCTGTGATCCTGCGTATCGTGCCGCTTTTCGACAAGGACGGGTGTTGCCGCGAGTGGATTGCCGCCGGCATCGATATTACCCGCGAGAAGACCGCGAACGAACTCCTGGCGCGCGAGAAGGAGCAGCTGGCGGTGACCCTGAACAGTCTTGGCGAGGCGGTGGTGACGATGGACACTTCCGGACATATCACGCTCTTCAACCATGTCGCGCAGACTTTGACGGGCTGGCCCCAGCGGGAGGCCCTGGGGAAACCGGTTGACGAGGTCGTGCCGTTACACGATATGGGCTCCGGCCAACGACTTTTGGATATCGTCGGGGGCGTGTTACGCCAAGACGAGCAGCCACGCCTCGGTGAGCGGCGGCTTCTGCGCGCCCGTGACGGCAGCGAGCGCTTGGTCGTGTATACCGCGGCACGGATACGCGACCCGGCGGGTCAGAGCGTGGGTGCCGTGGCCGTGTTCCGAGATATCACCGCTCATCAAAGGTTGGAGGAAGATGCCCTGAAGGCGCAGAAGCTTGAGTCCGTGGGGGTCTTGGCGGGCGGCATCGCGCATGACTTCAACAATATCCTGACCGCGGTCATCGGGAATATTACGCTCGCCAAGATGCTGGTGCCAGGCGTAGATCGTGTAAACCATGCCCTGTCTGAGGCCGAAAAGGCGGCGTGGCGAGCGCGCGGGCTCACGCAGCAGCTCTTGACCTTTGCGCGCGGTGGGGCACCTGTAAAGCGCGAGGGTTCGCTGGCGGTACTGCTGCGCGAGACGGTGCCGTTCGCGCTCGCCGGTTCCAAGGCCAAATGCCACGTCGTCGTGGCTGATGATCTCTGGACCGTGGCCTTCGATCCGGGACAATTGAGTCAGGCGATCAGCAACCTTGTCATCAACGCCGCGCAAGCCATGCCTTCCGGCGGGATTATTCACATCGAGGCGCGCAACGCCGAGACCGCCGGTGAGGACCCGCAGGTACTGCCCCCCGGACCTCACGTGCGCATCCTGGTCGCTGATACCGGCAATGGTATCCCCAAGGCCCATCTCACCAAGATCTTCGATCCGTACTTTACGACCAGGGAGGGGCACAGCGGCCTTGGGTTGGCCACGACCTATTCCATAATCCGTCGGCATGGGGGGGTTATAAGGGTGGAGTCGGAGGAGGGGCGGGGCACGCAGTTCGAGGTGTACCTCCCGGCCCAGGCGGCGCCGACGGCGCCTGCCAAGCCGGTCCCGCGCCAGCGCCAACGGGACCGGATACTGATCCTGGATGACGAGCCGGCACTCCTCACATTGCTGGCCGCACTACTCGATTATTTGGGCTATGAGACGTCCGCCGCGCAAGACGGTGCACAGGCGGTAGCGGATTATGCGCAGGCCTTGCGCGAAGGCCGCCCATTCGCGGCGGTGATCCTGGACCTCACCGTGCCCGCCGGGGTTGGGGGCGAGGAGTGCCTGCGGCGATTGCGATCGCTCGATCCCGATGTCCGGGCGATCGTGTCGAGCGGCTATTGCCATGATCCGATCATGGCCGATTTCGCGCGGTTTGGTTTCCGCGCCGCGATCACCAAGCCCTACCAGTTGCACGAGCTCGAGCAGACGATCCGCGGCGTGCTTGTGGAAAACGGCGAGCATTTGCGCTAG
- the secF gene encoding protein translocase subunit SecF, whose amino-acid sequence MEFFRIKRDLPFMRYARTTVFVSLVFFAVAVAALIARGLNLNVDFTGGTVIELQFKAATPPSAIRRLLMAHHYHHARVENYGTASKVLIRLPTRATKGKALAVRVLRLVSARYPGASLRSVEYVGPEVGSELADQGALALLFVALGITIYLTLRFEWRFAVGAIVATIHDVVIVLGVFALFHISFSLTVLAAILAVLGYSVNDTVVVFDRIRENFRRMRTGTTAEVIDSAITRTLSRTVMTHLLTQMMVLSMLFLGGPVLFGFALAMTVGIVVGTYGSVLVASPIVMWLGLKREDLVARKAAAERP is encoded by the coding sequence ATGGAATTCTTTCGCATAAAGCGTGATCTGCCGTTCATGCGCTACGCGCGTACCACGGTATTTGTATCGCTCGTGTTTTTTGCGGTGGCGGTCGCGGCACTCATAGCGCGCGGCCTCAATCTGAACGTGGATTTCACCGGCGGCACCGTGATTGAGCTCCAGTTTAAGGCGGCAACGCCACCGTCGGCCATCCGCCGGCTGCTCATGGCGCACCATTATCACCATGCGCGCGTTGAGAACTACGGAACCGCGAGCAAGGTCCTGATTCGTCTGCCCACGCGCGCCACCAAGGGCAAGGCACTGGCGGTGCGGGTCTTGCGTCTTGTGTCGGCCCGCTATCCGGGGGCGAGTCTGCGCAGCGTCGAGTACGTGGGTCCGGAGGTGGGTTCGGAGCTTGCCGATCAAGGCGCGTTGGCACTATTGTTCGTGGCGCTCGGGATCACGATCTACCTCACCTTGCGTTTTGAATGGCGGTTCGCGGTCGGGGCGATCGTGGCGACCATACACGATGTCGTCATCGTGCTTGGGGTATTCGCACTTTTTCATATCAGTTTCTCATTGACCGTTTTGGCGGCCATCCTGGCGGTCCTTGGGTACTCGGTGAATGACACGGTGGTGGTATTTGACAGGATCCGCGAGAATTTCCGGCGCATGCGCACGGGCACGACCGCGGAGGTCATCGATAGCGCGATCACGCGCACGCTCTCGCGTACCGTCATGACCCACCTTTTGACCCAAATGATGGTATTGTCGATGTTGTTTCTGGGGGGGCCTGTGCTGTTTGGTTTTGCCCTGGCCATGACCGTCGGCATCGTCGTCGGGACGTACGGATCAGTGCTGGTGGCAAGCCCCATCGTCATGTGGCTGGGCTTAAAGCGTGAGGACCTGGTGGCGCGCAAGGCCGCCGCCGAGCGCCCATGA
- the secD gene encoding protein translocase subunit SecD, with protein sequence MNQYPWWKNALIGLVVVLGLIYALPNLYGDNPAVEIQAAHGAVVDHATVARIRRLLAAAQLPYKRISRVAKGVQVRFTRAGVQMRARDLIGQKLGPGFHTALALAPAAPSWLRALGARPMYLGLDLRGGVHFLLRVDMHAALHKTLVEDVRALRRALRHHHIRYREARLTKTGVLELRFRNVVQAHEARRLMAQQFTDLAVSSGPHHTLRAVMTPAAIAARQHYALEQNLTALRRRVNELGVAAPVIQQEGQSRIVVELPGVEDIARAKEILGRTATLEIHMVDSKNSLASAVSNGAPPGTRIYYDRHGQPILLYDRVLYSGDDITNASAGVDPQTGQPVVNITLNGRGAAINARVTRHNVGQRMAVVYVEVQSHLKRNDQGVPIRGPDGRRVRVTRKIERVITAPVIREALGGSFQITGIGSVRQARNLALLLRAGALAAPVSIIAERTVGPSLGAANITRGFYATLFGFLAIAVFMAVYYRTFGVLAAIALASNVVLLVAVLSVLQATLTLPGIAGIALTVGMAIDANVLIFERIREELRNKNSPQAAIAAGFDKAMGTIVDSNMTTFIAGLALFWLGSGSVRGFAITLCLGILTSLFSAILVTRALVNAVYGRRRRLAHVGI encoded by the coding sequence ATGAATCAGTACCCCTGGTGGAAAAATGCCCTTATAGGGCTTGTCGTCGTGCTGGGCCTCATCTATGCGCTCCCCAATCTGTACGGTGACAATCCCGCCGTCGAGATCCAGGCCGCCCACGGTGCTGTGGTCGATCACGCGACCGTGGCCCGGATCCGCCGCCTATTGGCGGCCGCCCAACTCCCGTATAAACGCATAAGCCGGGTCGCCAAGGGCGTCCAGGTCCGTTTCACGCGAGCCGGCGTACAGATGCGCGCTCGCGACCTCATCGGCCAGAAGCTCGGCCCCGGATTTCACACGGCGCTTGCGCTGGCGCCCGCCGCCCCATCCTGGTTGCGTGCGCTCGGTGCGCGTCCCATGTATCTCGGGCTCGATCTGCGCGGCGGGGTCCATTTTCTGTTACGCGTCGACATGCATGCGGCCTTGCACAAAACGCTCGTGGAAGATGTCCGCGCGCTGCGTCGAGCCTTGCGCCATCACCATATTCGTTACCGCGAGGCGCGGCTTACCAAGACCGGGGTCCTGGAACTGCGGTTTCGCAACGTTGTACAGGCGCATGAGGCGCGCCGTCTCATGGCGCAGCAATTTACCGATCTTGCCGTTAGCTCGGGGCCTCATCATACCCTGCGCGCGGTCATGACCCCCGCGGCCATAGCCGCCAGGCAACATTACGCGCTCGAGCAGAACCTGACGGCCTTGCGCCGGCGCGTAAATGAGCTCGGCGTCGCCGCCCCCGTCATTCAGCAGGAGGGGCAGTCGCGCATCGTGGTCGAGTTGCCGGGTGTCGAGGACATTGCGCGCGCCAAGGAGATCCTGGGGCGCACCGCGACCCTCGAGATCCACATGGTGGACAGCAAGAACAGTCTGGCATCGGCGGTCTCCAACGGCGCCCCGCCGGGGACACGGATCTATTATGACCGGCATGGCCAGCCGATCCTGCTCTATGACCGTGTCTTGTATTCCGGTGACGACATCACCAACGCCTCGGCCGGCGTCGATCCTCAGACCGGACAGCCGGTCGTGAACATTACTCTTAACGGTCGCGGTGCCGCCATCAATGCCCGCGTCACGCGCCATAACGTCGGCCAGCGCATGGCCGTCGTGTACGTGGAGGTCCAGTCCCATTTGAAGCGTAACGATCAAGGCGTCCCGATACGCGGGCCCGACGGCCGGCGCGTACGCGTGACGCGCAAGATCGAGCGCGTGATCACAGCGCCCGTCATTCGTGAGGCCCTGGGCGGCAGTTTCCAGATCACCGGTATCGGTAGTGTTCGCCAGGCCCGCAATCTCGCGCTCCTGCTGCGCGCCGGGGCGCTTGCGGCACCGGTCAGCATCATCGCCGAGCGCACCGTGGGACCAAGCCTGGGGGCGGCCAATATCACTCGCGGATTCTATGCGACCTTGTTTGGATTCCTCGCGATCGCGGTGTTCATGGCGGTGTACTATCGGACCTTCGGGGTACTCGCGGCGATCGCGCTGGCGAGCAACGTGGTCTTGCTCGTGGCCGTTCTTTCGGTCCTGCAGGCGACCCTGACGCTGCCGGGAATCGCGGGTATCGCCTTGACCGTGGGCATGGCCATCGACGCCAACGTACTGATTTTCGAGCGCATACGCGAGGAGCTGCGTAATAAGAACTCGCCGCAGGCGGCGATTGCGGCCGGATTCGATAAGGCGATGGGGACCATCGTGGACTCGAATATGACCACGTTCATCGCCGGTCTCGCGCTCTTTTGGTTGGGGTCTGGCTCGGTCCGGGGTTTTGCGATCACCTTGTGCCTTGGCATTCTGACCTCTCTTTTTAGCGCCATCCTGGTTACGAGGGCGCTCGTCAATGCAGTTTATGGGCGTCGCCGTCGTCTGGCGCACGTGGGCATCTGA
- the yajC gene encoding preprotein translocase subunit YajC produces MIHVISNAWAAAPAAGAPPQGAAGLFQFLPFVLIVVMMYFLIMRPQSKRAREQRAMLAALAVGDEVVMAGGLLGRLTEVGPQYSKAEVASGVSVQIQTSSVQLVLPKGTIGKVQ; encoded by the coding sequence ATGATACACGTCATAAGTAATGCTTGGGCAGCCGCGCCCGCCGCCGGCGCGCCCCCGCAAGGGGCCGCCGGTCTGTTCCAGTTCCTGCCCTTCGTGCTGATCGTGGTCATGATGTATTTCCTGATCATGCGGCCGCAGAGCAAGCGCGCCCGCGAACAGCGGGCCATGCTGGCCGCGCTCGCCGTGGGCGATGAGGTGGTTATGGCCGGCGGCCTGCTTGGCCGGCTGACCGAGGTCGGACCGCAATACTCAAAGGCCGAAGTCGCCTCCGGGGTGTCGGTACAGATTCAAACATCTTCCGTGCAGCTGGTGTTGCCGAAGGGTACCATCGGGAAGGTGCAATAG
- a CDS encoding bacteriohemerythrin — protein sequence MEQLLAWTDDLSVGIEEIDRQHKELVNILNELHEAITQRRASTACVAILDKLIEYTRVHFTVEESLFRILGYPGYGPHHQEHEKLIEQIVGFQRKIKDENSNVTFELLHFLRGWLTHHILGTDKAYVPFLLSKGVERKLSTKTFWKFW from the coding sequence ATGGAACAATTACTGGCATGGACGGATGATTTGAGTGTCGGAATCGAGGAAATCGATAGACAGCATAAGGAGCTTGTCAATATATTGAACGAACTCCATGAGGCCATCACGCAGCGACGGGCATCGACCGCGTGCGTGGCCATCCTCGATAAGTTGATCGAATATACGCGCGTGCACTTTACGGTGGAGGAAAGCCTGTTTCGCATCCTCGGCTATCCGGGGTACGGACCCCACCATCAGGAACACGAGAAACTAATCGAACAGATCGTGGGATTCCAGCGCAAGATCAAAGACGAAAACAGCAACGTCACGTTCGAATTGCTGCATTTCCTGCGCGGGTGGCTGACCCACCATATCCTGGGCACCGACAAGGCCTACGTCCCCTTCCTGCTCTCGAAGGGCGTAGAGCGTAAGCTATCGACCAAAACCTTCTGGAAGTTCTGGTAG
- a CDS encoding IS3 family transposase (programmed frameshift), protein MSKTRRNHAPQFKAKVALEALAGEKTIHEIAAKHQVHPNQVTQWRRQLIDQAASIFGKPTGTTPTSDREALLAKIGELTVQNDFFARGARQMTTAERLQRVERENPVVPIARQCAWLGVPRSSVYYQGKPVVSEDDLALMKRLDALHLQHPFLGSRRLRDRLERDGVFVNRKRIQRLMQVMGIKTLYPRRKTSAPGPGHRIYPYLLRGMTITRPNQVWCADVTYIPMARGFCYLVAIMDWATRAVLAWRLATTLEADSCVEALEEALELYGAPQIFNTDQGAQFTSEAFTDVLKAHTIDISMDGKGCWRDNVFVERLWRSVKYEEVYLKAYASIPEARASLAKYFHFYNHERPHQALDRRTPWEAYTTASWDLAA, encoded by the exons ATGAGCAAGACACGACGCAATCACGCCCCGCAGTTCAAGGCCAAGGTGGCCCTTGAGGCCCTGGCCGGGGAAAAGACTATCCATGAGATCGCAGCCAAACACCAGGTCCATCCGAACCAGGTGACCCAGTGGCGCCGGCAGTTGATCGACCAGGCGGCGAGCATTTTCGGCAAGCCCACGGGGACGACACCCACCAGCGATCGCGAGGCCTTGCTGGCCAAGATTGGAGAGCTTACGGTCCAGAACGATTTTTTCGCACGAG GTGCTCGGCAAATGACCACGGCTGAGAGACTCCAACGGGTCGAGCGCGAGAATCCGGTGGTGCCGATCGCACGCCAATGCGCGTGGCTTGGCGTGCCCCGCTCGAGCGTGTATTACCAGGGGAAGCCTGTGGTCTCCGAGGACGATCTGGCGCTCATGAAGCGGCTCGATGCCCTCCACCTCCAGCACCCCTTCCTGGGCTCGCGGCGCCTGCGGGACCGGCTCGAGCGCGACGGCGTGTTCGTAAACCGCAAGCGCATCCAGCGGCTCATGCAGGTCATGGGGATCAAGACCCTGTACCCCAGGCGCAAGACCAGCGCCCCGGGTCCGGGTCATCGCATTTATCCCTATCTTTTGCGAGGCATGACCATCACCCGGCCCAACCAGGTCTGGTGTGCGGACGTGACCTACATCCCCATGGCCCGGGGCTTTTGCTATCTCGTCGCCATCATGGACTGGGCCACGCGTGCGGTGCTCGCCTGGCGGCTGGCCACCACCCTGGAGGCCGACTCCTGTGTCGAGGCCCTGGAGGAGGCCCTGGAGCTCTATGGGGCCCCGCAGATCTTCAACACCGACCAAGGGGCGCAATTCACCTCCGAGGCCTTCACAGACGTCCTGAAGGCCCACACGATCGACATCAGCATGGATGGCAAGGGCTGCTGGCGTGACAACGTGTTCGTCGAGCGGTTGTGGCGCTCTGTCAAGTATGAGGAGGTGTATCTCAAGGCCTATGCATCGATACCTGAAGCACGGGCCTCTCTTGCAAAATACTTCCATTTCTATAATCATGAGAGGCCCCATCAAGCACTGGATCGACGGACACCGTGGGAGGCTTACACCACAGCGTCCTGGGATCTAGCCGCTTGA
- a CDS encoding tyrosine-type recombinase/integrase codes for MDRGVFVSRTEAASTSQTEAWDRYLREITPTKKPSTVAREKNRVKTLAALPFARRSLASIKGSDITTFIWGRQAEGLGANAIRLDLALLSHVFTVTGSAWGMEPLGNPVKRIRGQRPKLPGGRTRRLVDDEHRRLVEAAAKDQDASLPCAVRAWPLERACMATSIEGLTFHDRRHGTTSRLFETGLNPVEVAAITSHKILQMLKRYTHLRAEDPVGRLG; via the coding sequence ATGGATCGTGGGGTCTTCGTTTCGCGCACCGAGGCGGCATCGACCAGCCAGACCGAGGCCTGGGACCGTTACCTCCGTGAGATCACGCCGACCAAGAAACCGTCGACAGTGGCGCGCGAGAAGAACCGCGTGAAGACCTTAGCCGCCCTCCCCTTCGCCCGTCGCTCCCTGGCGTCCATCAAGGGCTCGGACATCACGACGTTCATCTGGGGCCGGCAAGCGGAAGGTTTGGGCGCCAATGCCATCCGCCTCGACCTCGCTTTACTCTCCCACGTCTTCACGGTCACAGGCTCCGCCTGGGGCATGGAGCCCCTGGGAAACCCCGTCAAGCGGATCCGGGGCCAGCGTCCCAAGCTCCCGGGCGGCAGGACAAGGCGACTGGTCGATGATGAGCATCGGCGCCTCGTCGAGGCCGCCGCAAAAGACCAAGATGCGAGCCTCCCATGCGCCGTGCGGGCATGGCCCCTCGAGCGGGCCTGCATGGCCACCAGCATCGAAGGCCTGACCTTCCACGATCGGCGCCATGGGACGACCTCCCGGCTCTTTGAGACGGGGTTGAACCCTGTGGAGGTCGCGGCGATTACCAGTCACAAGATTCTGCAGATGCTGAAACGGTATACGCACCTGCGGGCCGAGGATCCGGTAGGGAGATTGGGGTAG